A stretch of DNA from bacterium:
GAAGAAAGGCTGGCCTTCTTCAGGGTTTCCCTGTTTTCATAGACCGCTTCATAAGGGACGAAATAGTAATCCCCCTCACTCCCCATACCATGCCCGGCCAGATAGAGAACAAAGACATCACTCGTTTTGACCTTTTTGGAGAGTGTTCTAAATGCCTTCTCAATATTTGTAGTGTTCGCCTCTTCGTTTATCAGAGGTTTAATCTCTATATCCCTGAACAGTCCCTTTCCACTCTTCTTTAATTCACGGGCAATTGTCTGAGCATCGGTATGGGCAAACTTGAGTTTCAACGCCCTGTCTCTGTAGTCTGTAATGCCCACAGCCAGCACATAAAGGCAGGGGGCATCCTTAAGTGGGTCGTTCACTATAATGGTGATCTCTTCAGGCTTTGAGGCGATATTGCCCTGCTTGTTATAGGATGTTACTGAAATGGTGTTTGTTCCATGATTAAGGGTGAATTTCTTAGGTATTACACCCGATGGGCGGCTGATTTCGAGACCTGCAGGGCGGGTCTCTTCTACAGAGGAAGCCACCAGCACACCGTTTACCCGGTACTCAGTCCTTCCAATGCCGCCTCCCCTGTCACTTAGAGAAAAGTCAAGGGTAAAGTCCCTGGTGTTTATCCGGGTATCCTTTGAAAGAATCTCTACCACAGGCGGCAGGCCTGAGGCAATGAGTTTATCTATGCTGCCGATTCTATCAAGCTCTGCCCGGATTTGCCTGTCATATCCACCCTGAATCCTTTTAGCTACCAGGTCAGGCCGGTAAAAGAGGTCATAAACCTGCTCCACGCTTACATAATCAGATTCCCTGTCCTGTCCGCGATTGATATGATAGCCCACATAGCGGGCACCGCCTTTAGATGAGGTGAAAAAACCATCAGGGCTCCAGGCCACCCACTGTCGGTCAGTGCCATAAAACAGGGTCATAAGCAGCCTCCCTGTCTTTACCTCCCAGAGCATTACTGTCTGATCATTTGAGCCTGACACAAGAAGCCTTCCATCAGGGGATACGGCCACAGCCCATACATCACTGGTGTGGCCAATAAACTGCTGTAGTTCCCTGCCTGTTTGGGTATCGTATGAGGTAAGGACACCGTTATCACCTCCACTGATGACTGTTTTTCCATCAGCGGTGAGGGTAAGACTCAGATGCCTGTCGCCAGTAGTGGGATCTCTAGTGATTTCATGGATGACCTCGCCATCTTTCAGTATTTGGAGGGTTGGGTGAATCATTCCGTCTTCTGTGCCTATGGAGATAGTGCCGAGCTTTTCTA
This window harbors:
- a CDS encoding caspase family protein; protein product: AAFTPDGRYILSGSDDKTIRLWDGRTGRFIKVLARQETTVDSLTVSPDGKYVLTGCGYGSGYTVNVFSIPSGKSISSFAGHTNIVIATAISPDGSIAATGGGSDNEIWLWDLMTGKAMKKLIGNGRCVWSVGFSRDGRAIAWGNIYEQKSLFEYGPLEKSFIINGLTGDLCPGPDSSEADGYIRAIEKLGTISIGTEDGMIHPTLQILKDGEVIHEITRDPTTGDRHLSLTLTADGKTVISGGDNGVLTSYDTQTGRELQQFIGHTSDVWAVAVSPDGRLLVSGSNDQTVMLWEVKTGRLLMTLFYGTDRQWVAWSPDGFFTSSKGGARYVGYHINRGQDRESDYVSVEQVYDLFYRPDLVAKRIQGGYDRQIRAELDRIGSIDKLIASGLPPVVEILSKDTRINTRDFTLDFSLSDRGGGIGRTEYRVNGVLVASSVEETRPAGLEISRPSGVIPKKFTLNHGTNTISVTSYNKQGNIASKPEEITIIVNDPLKDAPCLYVLAVGITDYRDRALKLKFAHTDAQTIARELKKSGKGLFRDIEIKPLINEEANTTNIEKAFRTLSKKVKTSDVFVLYLAGHGMGSEGDYYFVPYEAVYENRETLKKASLSSEKITSLLEEIPALKSLIILDTCYAGIFAGEMRGMEEKTAIDRLMRATGRACLAATTDTQQATEGYNGHGVFTYTLLQGIMGMAESKKDGLITIDELSDFVREEVPKITKKRWGFEQIPMRNITGDFFAIANIEGR